GGTCCGGGCGCGCTCCGACTTTGACACGACCAAACCGCTGACCTGGGTGTTCGCTGCCGGCTTCCTGGGCATGGCGGTCGGCACGGCAATCCTTTACACCAGGATGGAACGGGCAGCCCGCACCAGCCACGCCGGGCCGTAGCAATGACGTCGGCACAGGATGCTCGTCAGGGGTTTGCGGCTCAACGCAATCAAAGGTGAAGTCCGGGCCTGCAGTGGCAGCAATCGCGTCGGCCCGCTCAGGGTTGAAGCCCTTGACTGGCGGATGGGTGGGGGCCGGCGCGCTGGCGAAGCTGTACACCTTCCGCAGTTGGTCTGCAGCACCCATGATCACGACCACTTTCCAACCAGCTCAACCAACGCGGTGAGCCCCGATCACGGCCTTTCGGGCACGTTGACCAGCGGCTGGAGAAGGATCGAGTCCCTCCGGCTCCACCACGAGTGGCCGCTGCTACCCGATCGCTGACGCGTTCCACGACGGGCGATCGCCGGCCAACTGCGGATCGACTCTCCGTCGCGGGCGGCCATCGGTTCCGGGCCACTGAAGAGGGAGCGGCCCCGCTGACCAGCCCGGGGGCCGGACACAGCGGGGCCGCGCGGTTCGGCCTCACCTGCTGTGGACTCCCGGCCGACTCCGTGTCCAACAAGTTCCCCGATGGGGCTCGCGTAATCCTGCAACGATTCTTTGGCCCTGCGCCCGACGGGTCTTACGGCCCTATGCGTGTGCGCCGCCGCCTGGCTGGATCAACGGCAGATGGTTGCGCTGGCCTAGGAGTTGTGATGATCGCATCCCTGGTACTGGTGTTGGGCTTGATCGCGGTGGCGGCCATCGTGCTGGCCGGTCGTCGAACCAGGCAACGGAATGCGTCAGCGCCGGCGACGACCGCACCGAACGCGTCGTCTCCGAACCGGGTCGGTGGCGGCCAGCCAAGGTTGGACGACCAGTTGGACCGGTGGGTGGCCGCCGGGCTGTTGACTTCGGCGCAGTCGGCCGCCATCCGCGCGCACGAGGCGGCGGCCGAGGCGGCGAGTTGGCACGCGCCGGCCGAAGCGTCGGCTACCGACGACCGCGGCGCGCCGCGTGCGGTGGACCGATTCCGGGGGATGTCCTCCGTGGCCGAGGCGTTGGGGTATCTCGGCGGGGCGCTGGCCCTCGGCGGCCTCGTGTTGTCGGTTTCGCGCTATTGGCCGGACCTGGGCGTGACCGCACGCCTGGCCCTGACCGGCGGCGCGACCGTGCTGTTGTTGGTCGGTGGCGCTCTGGTGCCGCATACCGCCGTCGCGACGATGGCCCGTCTTCGGTCGGTCCTGTGGCTGGTGGCCTCGGCCGCCACGGCCGGGCTGGTCCTGGTCGCGATGCGGGACTGGGCGGGCGTCACCGCGGACCGGACGCTGATCCTGGCCGCGTCGGGAGCGGTGTCCGTCGAGAGCGGGCTGTTGTGGTGGGGACGCAACCGACCGCTTCAACAACTGGGCTTCCTCGCCGGAGGCACGTTGTTCGCCGCCGCCGCGGTGGCCGAGTTCGCCGCACCACCGGCGCCTGCCGGCCTCGCCGTCTGGACCATCGGGGCCGTCCTGGTCGCCGTCGGTCTCCGGCGCCGGATCCAGGCTCCGCGGATGACAGAAACCTTCGGTGCCGTGGCGATCCTCGTCGGTGGGGTGATGGCCTCCAACGGTTGGCCCGGTCCCGGTCTGCTCCTGCTGACCGGTTCCGCACTCGCCTTGGTGGCCGGCGCCCTGGTCCCCGGAATTGCGGCGCAACGCGAGGATCAGTTCGTCCTGGGCCTACCGGGGGCCGTCGGGACGGTGCTCGCCACCCCGGAAACGTTGTCCCACTTCGTCCAAGGTGCGGCCGTGGCGACCGGACTGGTCACCTACGTGGCGGGCCTCGCGCTGTTCTACGTCGGCGATCGCCGCCTCACCCGCCTGCCCATCGTGGTCGAGGTGGCCGGCACCGTCACCGTACTGGCGAGCCCGGCACTCACCTGGAACCAATGGCATGGTTTCGCCCCGACCTTCGGCGCCGCGACGGCCGTTGGGGTGGTGGTACTCGGCATCGTTCGGGACAAGCTGATGCTCTCGGCGGCCGGCTCGGTCGGTCTCCTGGTCAACATCCCGTGGATCATCGTCTGGTACTTCCCCGGACAGGGTCGGGTGCCACTGCTGATCGCGGTGTCCGGCGCGTTGATTCTCTGCATCGCAGTCCTCCTGGCCCGCACCGGTCACCACCGCCACCGCCCGGCGCTCTGACCCGCCCGGTCCCGGCTCAGGCCGACAAGCAGACCGCCGGGAGATCGAACCAGCGCAGCTGTTCGAAGTCCGTCGGCAGCGAGAGTCGGTCCAGCTCAGCCGAATCGGCGGCGGCTCGCGGACGGGCGAGGATCTCCCGTGCCTGCTGCAGATACTTCTCCAAGTCGCTCTCGGGAGCCCGATCATCCTGGTGGGGGTACCGCATCTCGCCGTCCGCGGTGTAACTGATCTGGCCCAGGCGCATCGGCGGTTCCACCGGTCCGAGACGATGGCGCCAGAGGCCGGCGCCGGGGTCGAACCGGTAGTCCGGTAGGAGTCGGCTGCCCTCGCGCGCGACCAGCCGCACCGCCTCGACGAGATAGCCGAACACCGGCTCGGAGATGAAGTAGTTGAAATTGATCCTGACCCACCCCGGCTTGATTCCCTCGCAGCCGTGGGCGATCTCGCGCTCGAACGCCCGCGAGTGGTCCAGGTCGATGCCGAGCAGGCGGTGCCCGTACGGCCCGGCGCAGGAGCAGCCGCCGCGCGACTGGATCCCGAACAGGTCGTTGAGCAGGGACACCACGAAGTTGTGATGCAGGTACCGGCTTTGCGACCCGCGAACCACGAACGAGACGATCGAGAGCCGATCGGCGTCGAGGTTGCCCAGGATCTCGAT
This window of the Nakamurella panacisegetis genome carries:
- a CDS encoding DUF2157 domain-containing protein; this encodes MIASLVLVLGLIAVAAIVLAGRRTRQRNASAPATTAPNASSPNRVGGGQPRLDDQLDRWVAAGLLTSAQSAAIRAHEAAAEAASWHAPAEASATDDRGAPRAVDRFRGMSSVAEALGYLGGALALGGLVLSVSRYWPDLGVTARLALTGGATVLLLVGGALVPHTAVATMARLRSVLWLVASAATAGLVLVAMRDWAGVTADRTLILAASGAVSVESGLLWWGRNRPLQQLGFLAGGTLFAAAAVAEFAAPPAPAGLAVWTIGAVLVAVGLRRRIQAPRMTETFGAVAILVGGVMASNGWPGPGLLLLTGSALALVAGALVPGIAAQREDQFVLGLPGAVGTVLATPETLSHFVQGAAVATGLVTYVAGLALFYVGDRRLTRLPIVVEVAGTVTVLASPALTWNQWHGFAPTFGAATAVGVVVLGIVRDKLMLSAAGSVGLLVNIPWIIVWYFPGQGRVPLLIAVSGALILCIAVLLARTGHHRHRPAL